A stretch of the Planctomycetota bacterium genome encodes the following:
- a CDS encoding 6-phosphogluconolactonase — protein MALPPIELEREPQAPQLRDTVAVRPALEEVLGVVASDVAMQAAACVREFGAFHLALSGGPMIERVCRELMVDPAYRSLPWRDTHVWTLDDAAVEHNDPASTYGMLRDLLVGHAGIPREHVHEIAAFRPAADAEYERALRRGLGGRTRGHDRLDMALLALDPSGIAGRLQPPHADADDHLVVRLPDAAVTMTPRMLSGSRFLGVLAIGSGVRGALGVAERGEATPVPELLGGHTRWYVDHDACADGA, from the coding sequence GTGGCGCTGCCCCCCATCGAGCTGGAACGCGAACCCCAAGCCCCGCAGCTGCGGGACACCGTCGCGGTTCGCCCCGCGCTCGAGGAAGTCCTGGGCGTAGTCGCGTCGGACGTGGCGATGCAGGCGGCCGCCTGCGTCCGCGAGTTCGGGGCCTTCCACCTCGCGTTATCGGGTGGGCCGATGATCGAGCGGGTCTGCCGCGAGCTGATGGTCGATCCGGCCTACCGCTCACTGCCCTGGCGCGACACCCACGTGTGGACGCTCGACGACGCGGCGGTGGAGCACAACGACCCGGCCAGCACCTACGGCATGCTCCGCGACCTGCTCGTGGGGCACGCCGGCATCCCCCGGGAGCACGTCCACGAGATCGCGGCCTTCCGGCCCGCCGCCGACGCCGAGTACGAGCGGGCCCTACGCCGCGGGCTCGGCGGCCGCACGCGGGGGCACGACCGGCTCGACATGGCGCTGCTCGCGCTGGATCCGTCGGGCATCGCGGGCCGTCTCCAGCCGCCGCACGCCGACGCCGACGACCACCTCGTGGTGCGGCTCCCCGACGCCGCGGTCACGATGACGCCGCGGATGCTGTCGGGCAGCCGCTTCCTGGGGGTGCTGGCGATCGGTTCCGGCGTGCGGGGCGCGCTGGGCGTAGCCGAGCGGGGGGAGGCCACGCCCGTCCCCGAGTTGCTCGGCGGGCACACCCGCTGGTACGTCGACCACGACGCCTGCGCGGATGGGGCGTAG
- a CDS encoding RluA family pseudouridine synthase translates to MATLSIEANPRIRYRVAHRDEHLLVVEKPARLATTPGKGHDADTLLNGLFHEFGPQLQNVGRSRDFGLMHRLDRMTSGLLIVALSPRVYDAMADQFRERRIAKFYWAITKRAPAKVPTGAISKPILEEQKAKKLARIGSGGKPAFTAYRLLEANHLAALLECRALTGRLHQVRVHLASIGCPILGDDLYANPAVASAASRLMLHAHRLVLEHPETGAQLDVRAPLPKDIAATLKRVGLAKPGEPGSQQGHQVGGDAVGP, encoded by the coding sequence GTGGCCACCCTGTCCATCGAGGCCAACCCCCGCATCCGCTACCGCGTGGCGCATCGCGACGAGCACCTGCTCGTGGTCGAGAAGCCCGCGCGGCTCGCGACGACCCCGGGGAAGGGGCACGACGCCGACACGCTGCTCAACGGCCTGTTCCACGAGTTCGGGCCGCAGCTGCAGAACGTGGGCCGCTCGCGGGACTTCGGGCTCATGCACCGCCTGGACCGCATGACCAGCGGGCTGCTGATCGTCGCGCTCTCGCCCCGCGTGTACGACGCGATGGCCGACCAGTTCCGCGAGCGGCGGATCGCCAAGTTCTACTGGGCGATCACCAAGCGCGCCCCGGCCAAGGTGCCCACGGGCGCTATCAGCAAGCCCATACTCGAGGAGCAGAAGGCCAAGAAGCTCGCCCGCATCGGCTCGGGTGGCAAGCCGGCGTTCACCGCCTACCGGCTGCTGGAGGCCAACCACCTGGCCGCGTTGCTCGAGTGCCGGGCGCTCACCGGCCGGCTGCACCAGGTCCGCGTGCACCTGGCGTCCATCGGCTGCCCGATCCTGGGCGACGACCTGTACGCCAACCCCGCGGTCGCCTCGGCGGCGTCGCGGCTGATGCTCCACGCTCACCGGCTGGTGCTCGAGCACCCCGAGACGGGCGCGCAGCTCGACGTGCGGGCGCCGCTGCCCAAGGACATCGCCGCGACGCTCAAGCGGGTGGGGCTGGCCAAGCCGGGTGAGCCGGGCTCACAGCAGGGCCATCAGGTCGGCGGCGATGCCGTCGGCCCGTAG
- the hemW gene encoding radical SAM family heme chaperone HemW — protein sequence MRSRLLDQPPRLDRTPITVAGQCRPDEHPIDRLRAQRGAAGAASLYVHVPFCAHKCHYCDFYSLVDTRDRQDAFIDRLIEELGGLPPLAGPLATVFVGGGTPTLLRPDLWRRLLAAMHDRFDLASAEFTVECNPETASPDLFAVLAAGGVNRISIGAQSFDERHLRTLERRHDPANVERSIRLARDAGIARQSVDLIFAIPGQTMDDWRRDLGRLLDLGVTHASCYALTYEPNTAMTARLGRGEFESADDDLEADMLQAAIDRLGAAGLQRYEVSNFAAPGHECRHNLAYWRQDDWLAAGPSASGHLRGWRWKNAPRLDTYLARRGPHGTPPAVDVEPPDANRAAAERLMTGLRLREGIDPAWIATDLDQPARERLDAAYDALVRDDLAQRAGGRVMLKDAGLLRADGIAADLMALL from the coding sequence GTGCGTTCCCGGCTCCTGGACCAGCCTCCGCGACTCGACCGTACTCCGATCACCGTGGCGGGGCAATGCCGGCCCGACGAGCATCCTATCGACCGATTGCGGGCCCAGCGGGGAGCGGCCGGCGCGGCGTCGCTCTACGTCCACGTGCCCTTCTGCGCGCACAAGTGCCACTACTGCGACTTCTACAGCCTCGTGGACACCCGCGACCGCCAGGACGCCTTCATCGACCGACTCATCGAGGAGTTGGGGGGTCTGCCGCCCCTCGCCGGCCCGCTGGCCACGGTGTTCGTGGGCGGCGGCACGCCCACGCTGCTGCGGCCCGACCTCTGGCGACGGCTGCTGGCGGCGATGCACGACCGCTTCGATCTGGCCAGCGCCGAATTCACGGTCGAGTGCAATCCCGAGACGGCCAGCCCCGACCTCTTCGCCGTGCTCGCCGCGGGCGGCGTTAACCGCATCAGCATCGGCGCCCAATCCTTCGACGAGCGGCACCTGCGGACCCTCGAGCGGCGGCACGATCCCGCCAACGTCGAGCGATCGATCCGGCTCGCCCGCGACGCCGGCATCGCGCGCCAGTCGGTGGACCTCATCTTCGCGATCCCGGGCCAGACCATGGACGACTGGCGGCGGGATCTCGGCCGCCTCCTCGACCTGGGCGTGACGCATGCGTCGTGCTATGCGCTGACGTACGAGCCCAACACCGCGATGACCGCGCGGCTCGGCCGGGGCGAATTCGAGTCCGCCGACGACGACCTCGAGGCCGACATGCTGCAGGCCGCCATCGACCGGCTCGGCGCCGCCGGCCTGCAGCGGTACGAGGTCAGCAACTTCGCCGCCCCGGGCCACGAGTGCAGGCACAACCTGGCGTACTGGCGGCAGGACGACTGGCTGGCCGCCGGCCCGTCCGCGTCGGGCCACCTGCGGGGATGGCGATGGAAGAACGCGCCGCGGCTGGACACCTACCTGGCCCGCCGCGGTCCGCACGGCACGCCGCCCGCCGTCGACGTCGAGCCGCCCGATGCCAATCGCGCCGCGGCCGAGCGGCTCATGACCGGGCTGCGGCTACGCGAGGGCATCGACCCTGCGTGGATCGCCACGGACCTGGACCAGCCAGCACGGGAGCGGCTCGACGCGGCCTACGACGCGCTCGTCCGCGACGACCTCGCGCAACGGGCCGGCGGCCGCGTGATGCTCAAAGATGCGGGCCTGCTACGGGCCGACGGCATCGCCGCCGACCTGATGGCCCTGCTGTGA
- a CDS encoding FHA domain-containing protein: protein MAVELVLVPRSGEQRPFKVSRPRIIGREEDCDFRIPVAEVSREHCRVEPSGGGLAIMDLGSSNGTFVNGQQVEESELGAGDVVKIGPAVFVVRVDGNPASIDAQDAWERAGTAVAAGQSPQQIGGGSQAADDDDLFSDFDFDDDD, encoded by the coding sequence GTGGCCGTCGAGTTGGTTTTGGTGCCCAGGTCGGGCGAGCAACGCCCCTTCAAGGTGTCCCGCCCCCGGATCATCGGCCGAGAAGAGGACTGCGACTTCCGCATCCCCGTGGCCGAGGTCTCCCGCGAGCACTGCCGGGTGGAGCCCAGCGGCGGCGGTCTGGCGATCATGGATCTGGGCTCGAGCAACGGCACCTTCGTCAACGGCCAGCAGGTCGAGGAGTCCGAACTCGGGGCGGGCGACGTCGTGAAGATCGGGCCGGCGGTGTTCGTGGTGCGGGTGGACGGCAATCCGGCGTCGATCGATGCCCAGGACGCGTGGGAGCGGGCGGGGACGGCCGTCGCCGCGGGCCAGTCGCCCCAGCAGATCGGCGGCGGCTCCCAGGCGGCCGACGACGATGACCTCTTCTCAGACTTCGACTTTGACGACGACGATTGA
- a CDS encoding adenylosuccinate synthase has product MTPAHESGASPIDPRSCPRGSAAAVVGLQWGDEGKGKFVDLLAPGFAAVVRYNGGANAGHTIVADGRTFALHLIPSGILRPGTRAVIANGVVVDPAGLVAELEGLESKGVDVSGLVVSSRAHVVMPYHRALDERLESALDGTPRGTTTAIGTTKRGIGPTYAEKAIRMAAVRVGDLVRGGDVLRDRVQLALGLHDSFAAASGVDGLLADLEPLGARLRPVVADTTYLLHDLLSSGERVLFEGGNATLLDIDHGTFPYVTSSNCSALGIPAGSGVPGTRLASVVGVMKVYTTRVGLGPMPTEIDGDLAHEIRERGGEYGTTTGRPRRIGWLDLVALRYSAMINGATMLAVTMLDVLAGLDEVRVCTAYELPDGTRTDRFLPDAVDLAGATPVYETLPGFEPDIGGCRSMDELPAAARRLLGRIAEHARVPVGFVGVGPDREQTIAAG; this is encoded by the coding sequence GTGACCCCGGCGCACGAGTCGGGTGCGTCCCCGATCGACCCGCGGTCGTGCCCGCGAGGCTCGGCCGCGGCCGTCGTCGGCCTCCAGTGGGGCGACGAGGGCAAGGGCAAGTTCGTCGACCTGCTGGCGCCGGGATTCGCCGCGGTCGTGCGATACAACGGCGGCGCCAATGCCGGCCACACCATCGTTGCCGATGGGCGCACCTTTGCGCTGCACCTGATCCCGTCGGGCATCCTGCGCCCGGGCACGCGGGCGGTCATCGCCAACGGCGTCGTGGTTGATCCGGCCGGGCTCGTCGCCGAGCTCGAGGGCTTGGAGTCCAAGGGCGTGGACGTCTCGGGGCTGGTGGTGTCGTCGCGGGCGCACGTCGTCATGCCGTACCACCGGGCGCTCGACGAGCGGCTCGAGTCCGCGCTCGATGGCACTCCGAGAGGCACCACGACCGCCATCGGCACCACCAAGCGGGGCATCGGGCCGACCTACGCCGAGAAGGCGATCCGCATGGCCGCCGTCCGCGTGGGTGACCTGGTGCGGGGCGGCGATGTACTGCGGGACCGGGTGCAGCTCGCGCTCGGCCTGCACGATTCGTTCGCCGCGGCGTCGGGCGTGGACGGCCTGCTGGCGGACCTCGAGCCGCTGGGCGCGCGGCTGCGGCCCGTCGTCGCCGATACGACCTATCTGCTGCACGACCTGCTGAGCTCGGGCGAACGCGTGCTCTTCGAGGGCGGCAACGCCACGCTCCTCGACATCGACCACGGCACGTTCCCGTACGTCACCTCGTCCAACTGCTCGGCCCTGGGCATCCCGGCGGGCAGCGGCGTGCCGGGCACCCGGTTGGCATCGGTGGTCGGCGTCATGAAGGTCTACACCACCCGCGTCGGCCTGGGCCCGATGCCCACCGAGATCGACGGCGATCTCGCCCACGAGATCCGCGAGCGGGGCGGCGAGTACGGCACAACCACCGGACGGCCCCGGCGCATCGGCTGGCTGGACCTCGTCGCACTGCGGTATTCGGCCATGATCAACGGCGCGACGATGCTGGCCGTCACGATGCTCGATGTGCTCGCAGGCCTCGACGAGGTGCGCGTCTGCACCGCCTACGAGCTGCCCGACGGCACCCGCACCGACCGCTTCCTGCCCGACGCGGTGGACCTGGCCGGCGCCACCCCGGTGTACGAAACGCTGCCCGGATTCGAACCCGACATCGGCGGCTGCCGAAGCATGGACGAATTGCCCGCGGCCGCCCGCCGGCTGCTCGGCCGCATCGCCGAGCACGCCAGGGTGCCGGTGGGCTTCGTGGGCGTCGGGCCGGATCGCGAGCAGACGATCGCCGCCGGCTAG
- the uppS gene encoding polyprenyl diphosphate synthase: MLSTLGLDADRVPRHVAIIMDGNGRWAQARGLPRIWGHREGAVRVREIVTRAGDLGIEHLTLFSFSSENWKRPSEEIRQLMLLCVAYLDGEERRLADEGVRLRVIGRRAGLPTDVVEAIERVERTTAGGTRGQLNLAINYGGRAEIADAARAIAARVASGQLDPDAIDEATVADNLYTAGMPDPDLLIRTAGEMRVSNYLLWQISYAEIHVCEAPWPEFDADRFDAAIRDYAGRTRRYGLTDAQLSAADGDAGR, from the coding sequence GTGCTGAGCACCCTCGGGCTCGATGCCGATCGCGTCCCCCGGCACGTCGCGATCATCATGGACGGCAACGGCCGCTGGGCCCAGGCGCGGGGCCTGCCCCGCATCTGGGGCCACCGTGAGGGGGCCGTCCGCGTCCGTGAGATCGTGACCCGGGCCGGCGACCTGGGCATCGAGCACCTGACCCTGTTCTCGTTCTCGAGCGAGAACTGGAAGCGGCCGAGCGAAGAGATCCGCCAGCTGATGCTGCTGTGCGTGGCCTACCTCGACGGCGAGGAGCGGCGGCTGGCCGACGAGGGCGTGCGGCTGCGGGTCATCGGCCGCCGCGCGGGCCTGCCCACCGACGTCGTCGAGGCCATCGAGCGCGTCGAGCGGACGACCGCCGGCGGCACACGGGGGCAGCTCAACCTGGCGATCAACTACGGCGGCCGCGCCGAGATCGCCGACGCCGCCCGGGCGATCGCGGCCCGGGTTGCGTCTGGCCAGCTCGATCCCGACGCCATCGACGAAGCGACGGTCGCGGACAACCTGTACACCGCGGGCATGCCCGACCCGGATTTGCTCATCCGTACCGCCGGCGAGATGCGGGTGAGCAACTACCTGCTGTGGCAGATCAGCTACGCCGAGATCCACGTCTGCGAGGCCCCCTGGCCCGAATTCGACGCCGACCGTTTCGATGCCGCCATCCGCGACTACGCCGGCCGAACACGCCGGTACGGGCTTACCGACGCGCAGCTCTCGGCCGCCGACGGCGACGCGGGTCGGTAG
- a CDS encoding phosphatidate cytidylyltransferase, whose amino-acid sequence MQKRLLFGFVLVLLVAAVVLAEEGLEGERVAGVTLPAGVFVLPVMVALAALAARELALLFRAKGADISSGLLSVSAAAGVMASTPVATDPVVSTLAGVMAVGPVVLHGLRRRSSGVLVAVGASLFAFAYAGLLFGFLLRIRLEHSIWVLVLVLAVVKSCDIFAYFTGRLVGRTPLIGWLSPGKTREGLAGGLVGSAVVGGVGAVLVLGDRSAGVVDGPAAWAIAGAAVGAMLGGLGQLGDLAASMLKRDAGVKDAGRALPGFGGVLDMLDSPIFVAPVAYWLLSLPG is encoded by the coding sequence ATGCAGAAGCGTCTTCTGTTCGGGTTTGTGCTCGTGCTCCTCGTCGCGGCGGTGGTGCTGGCCGAGGAGGGGCTCGAGGGCGAGCGCGTCGCGGGGGTCACGCTGCCCGCGGGCGTGTTCGTGCTACCCGTGATGGTGGCGCTGGCGGCGCTCGCGGCCCGGGAGCTGGCGCTGCTCTTCCGGGCCAAGGGTGCGGACATCTCGAGCGGCCTGCTGAGCGTGTCCGCCGCCGCCGGCGTGATGGCGTCGACCCCCGTGGCGACCGACCCAGTCGTCTCGACGCTCGCGGGCGTGATGGCCGTCGGTCCCGTGGTTCTGCACGGGCTGCGGCGTCGCAGCTCGGGCGTGCTCGTGGCGGTCGGCGCCTCGCTGTTCGCATTCGCATACGCCGGGCTGCTGTTCGGCTTCCTGCTCCGCATCCGCCTGGAGCACTCGATATGGGTGCTGGTGCTCGTGCTGGCGGTGGTCAAGTCGTGCGACATCTTCGCCTATTTCACGGGCCGGTTGGTGGGCCGCACGCCCTTGATCGGCTGGCTGAGCCCCGGCAAGACGCGGGAGGGCCTCGCGGGCGGGCTGGTCGGGTCGGCCGTCGTCGGGGGCGTTGGGGCGGTGCTCGTGCTGGGCGATCGCAGTGCGGGCGTCGTGGATGGGCCGGCCGCCTGGGCCATCGCGGGGGCGGCGGTGGGGGCGATGCTCGGCGGCCTGGGCCAGCTGGGCGACCTCGCCGCCAGCATGCTCAAGAGGGACGCGGGCGTGAAGGACGCCGGCCGCGCGCTGCCGGGCTTCGGCGGCGTGCTGGACATGCTGGACTCGCCCATCTTCGTCGCGCCGGTGGCCTATTGGTTGTTATCGCTGCCGGGATAG
- the ruvB gene encoding Holliday junction branch migration DNA helicase RuvB: MTVQRLVDPASAGATEEHAGWALRPTRIGEYVGQRETLERLAIAIEAARSRGESLDHVLLHGPPGLGKTTLAHVIAAEMGTRVHVTSGPALSRGTDLVGALTKLEAGDILFIDEVHRMPAAVEEFVYPAMEDFRVDVTLDAGLNARTVQIRCKPFTLIGATTRAGLLSAPLRSRFGLVHHLRFYEEAELAAIVERSAGLLDLAIDAAAIAAIARRSRGTPRIANRLLRRVRDFAAVRGDGAATATIVDEALALESVDDLGLDDLDRAYLTTIGTTYKGGPVGLDALAATMNEDPGTLEDMIEPFLLKLGFVARHRRGRELTEAGARHVGVEVRSEGESDVLFSP, encoded by the coding sequence GTGACCGTGCAGCGGCTGGTCGATCCGGCCTCCGCCGGCGCCACCGAGGAGCACGCCGGCTGGGCGCTCCGCCCGACGCGCATCGGCGAGTACGTCGGCCAGCGCGAGACGCTCGAACGCCTGGCGATCGCCATCGAGGCCGCCCGCAGCCGCGGCGAATCGCTCGACCACGTGCTGCTGCACGGCCCGCCCGGGCTGGGCAAGACCACGCTCGCGCACGTCATCGCCGCCGAGATGGGCACCCGCGTGCACGTCACCAGCGGGCCGGCGCTCAGCCGCGGCACCGACCTCGTCGGTGCCCTTACCAAGCTGGAGGCCGGCGACATCCTGTTCATCGACGAGGTCCATCGCATGCCGGCGGCCGTCGAGGAATTCGTGTATCCAGCCATGGAAGACTTCCGCGTCGACGTCACGCTCGACGCCGGCCTCAACGCCCGCACCGTGCAGATCCGCTGCAAGCCCTTCACGCTCATCGGCGCGACCACCCGGGCCGGCCTGCTGAGCGCACCGCTGCGGTCCCGATTCGGCCTGGTGCACCACCTGCGCTTCTACGAGGAGGCCGAGCTCGCCGCCATCGTCGAGCGGTCGGCGGGGCTGCTCGACCTGGCGATCGACGCCGCCGCCATCGCCGCCATTGCGCGCCGGAGCCGGGGCACGCCCCGCATCGCCAACCGGCTGCTCCGCCGCGTGCGGGACTTCGCGGCCGTCCGCGGCGACGGCGCGGCCACGGCCACCATCGTCGACGAGGCGCTCGCCCTGGAGAGCGTGGACGACCTCGGCCTCGACGACCTCGACCGTGCCTACCTCACCACCATCGGCACGACCTACAAGGGCGGCCCCGTCGGCCTCGACGCCCTGGCCGCCACCATGAACGAGGACCCCGGCACCCTCGAGGACATGATCGAGCCCTTCCTGCTCAAGCTCGGCTTCGTCGCACGGCACCGCCGCGGACGGGAGTTGACCGAGGCCGGGGCGCGGCACGTGGGGGTGGAGGTGCGGTCCGAGGGAGAAAGCGACGTGCTCTTCTCGCCCTAG
- the rpsJ gene encoding 30S ribosomal protein S10 encodes MQGGRIRIRMEAYDHIALDASAREIVDHAKRTNARVAGPVPLPTRIERYTVLRGPFIDKKSREQFEIRTHKRIIDIHEPNARTVEALNRLVVPAGVFVKIKA; translated from the coding sequence ATGCAAGGCGGTCGCATTCGTATTCGGATGGAGGCGTACGACCACATCGCGCTCGACGCGTCGGCGCGCGAGATCGTGGATCACGCCAAGCGGACCAACGCTCGTGTCGCGGGCCCGGTGCCGCTGCCGACCCGCATCGAGCGGTACACGGTGCTCCGCGGCCCGTTCATCGACAAGAAGAGCCGCGAGCAGTTCGAGATCCGCACGCACAAGCGGATCATCGACATCCACGAGCCCAACGCCCGCACGGTCGAGGCGCTCAACCGGCTCGTCGTGCCCGCCGGCGTGTTCGTGAAGATCAAGGCCTAG
- the rplC gene encoding 50S ribosomal protein L3, whose protein sequence is MPLPGKASSDVGLMGTKVGMTRVYTEAGVSIPVTAIEVGPCVVTQIRTPETDGYSAVQIAFGDAKPRRATFQMMGHDAKAGTGPKRFHAEHRVAEDAAGEFELGQELGVDRMQSVKYIDVTATSKGKGFAGTMKRHNFKGLRASHGVERKHRAPGSIGGHANNAGKSGRIKKGKKMNGQMGSERVTVRNLEVVRAEPERNLLLVKGAVPGANGSLVHIRPSVRLRPTLAKAQAEAAG, encoded by the coding sequence ATGCCACTCCCCGGTAAAGCCAGCAGCGACGTCGGCCTGATGGGCACCAAGGTCGGCATGACCCGCGTCTACACCGAGGCGGGCGTCTCGATCCCGGTGACGGCCATCGAGGTCGGGCCCTGCGTGGTCACCCAGATCCGCACGCCCGAGACCGACGGCTACTCGGCGGTGCAGATCGCCTTCGGCGACGCCAAGCCCCGTCGCGCCACCTTCCAGATGATGGGTCACGACGCCAAGGCCGGCACCGGACCCAAGCGCTTCCACGCCGAGCATCGCGTGGCCGAGGACGCCGCCGGCGAGTTCGAGCTGGGCCAGGAGCTCGGCGTCGACCGGATGCAGTCGGTCAAGTACATCGACGTGACCGCCACGAGCAAGGGCAAGGGCTTCGCCGGCACGATGAAGCGGCACAACTTCAAGGGCCTGCGGGCGAGCCACGGCGTCGAGCGGAAGCACCGCGCCCCGGGCTCCATCGGCGGCCACGCGAACAACGCGGGCAAGAGCGGCCGCATCAAGAAGGGCAAGAAGATGAACGGCCAGATGGGCAGCGAACGGGTGACCGTGCGCAACCTGGAGGTCGTGCGGGCCGAGCCCGAGCGGAACCTGCTGCTGGTCAAGGGCGCGGTGCCCGGGGCCAACGGCTCGCTGGTGCACATCCGGCCATCGGTGCGGCTGCGGCCGACGCTGGCCAAGGCCCAGGCCGAGGCGGCCGGATGA
- the rplD gene encoding 50S ribosomal protein L4, which produces MDVPVYNMQGDEVGSMPIDEAVLGGKVNPQLIKQAYVLYHANLRQGSARTRGRGEIKGSTRKIYKQKGTGRARHGNRKAPQFRSGGHAHEKSRGREGFRQAMPKKMRRKANLNALLAKLVDGELKIIDKIQQDAPSTKGMVAMLQALGIDRTVLLALPEGSIDCRLSARNIDDVTLCRSDQLTAWNLLNHRYVIVERAELEAYLAGPHTQTGKDAKIEPRGRQQDGDAGSSVDGRDGGAA; this is translated from the coding sequence ATGGATGTGCCGGTCTACAACATGCAGGGCGACGAGGTCGGCTCCATGCCGATCGATGAGGCCGTGCTGGGCGGGAAGGTCAACCCGCAGCTCATCAAGCAGGCGTACGTGCTCTACCACGCCAACCTCCGCCAGGGTTCGGCCCGGACGCGGGGCCGCGGCGAGATCAAGGGCTCGACCCGCAAGATCTACAAGCAGAAGGGCACGGGCCGGGCCCGCCACGGCAACCGCAAGGCGCCGCAGTTCCGCAGCGGCGGCCACGCCCACGAGAAGAGCCGCGGCCGCGAGGGCTTCCGCCAGGCGATGCCCAAGAAGATGCGCCGCAAGGCCAACCTCAACGCGTTGCTGGCCAAGCTGGTCGACGGCGAGCTGAAGATCATCGACAAGATCCAGCAGGACGCCCCGTCCACCAAGGGCATGGTCGCGATGCTCCAGGCTCTCGGCATCGATCGCACGGTGCTGCTGGCGCTGCCCGAGGGCTCGATCGACTGCAGGCTCAGCGCCCGCAACATCGACGACGTCACGCTGTGCCGCAGCGACCAGCTGACGGCGTGGAACCTGCTCAACCACCGCTACGTGATCGTCGAGCGTGCCGAGCTCGAGGCCTACCTCGCCGGCCCGCACACCCAGACCGGAAAAGATGCCAAGATCGAGCCCCGCGGCCGCCAGCAGGATGGCGACGCGGGGTCTTCGGTTGATGGACGCGATGGGGGGGCCGCCTGA
- the rplW gene encoding 50S ribosomal protein L23, whose protein sequence is MHPSQVIKKPIITEASTQTMADDNRYTFLVDRRATKTDVKHAVESLYGVKVTGINTQVRKGKVRRLRYGYVQEAATKKAIVRLNEGQTIDLF, encoded by the coding sequence ATGCATCCCAGCCAGGTCATCAAGAAGCCCATCATCACCGAGGCCAGCACCCAGACGATGGCCGACGACAATCGCTATACGTTCCTCGTCGATCGGCGGGCCACCAAGACCGACGTCAAGCACGCCGTCGAGTCACTCTACGGCGTGAAGGTCACCGGCATCAACACCCAGGTCCGCAAGGGCAAGGTGCGTCGCCTGCGGTACGGCTACGTGCAGGAAGCGGCGACCAAGAAGGCCATCGTTCGGCTGAACGAGGGCCAGACCATCGACCTGTTCTAG
- the rplB gene encoding 50S ribosomal protein L2, with protein sequence MAIRVYKPTTPGRRNASVNLHVEVDKKKPEKSLLAPLTKTGGRNHSGKITVRGRGGGAKRMYRKIDFRRGDRDGIAGTVIGIEYDPNRSSHIALVEYTDGVRRYVIAPKGLKTGMPVLSSSDEAIEPNVGNCMPLKFIPTGLEVHCVELRPGKGGQMCRSAGSSARLTNREGRYATLVLPSGEIRRVPIECRAVIGVVGNSDHQQRRLGKAGLTRHLGRRPITRGVAKSHHAHPLGGGEGRSKGNRTPVSPTGVDAKGGGTRNKKQHSTQLIIRRRKSKRYGQLSK encoded by the coding sequence ATGGCCATCCGAGTCTACAAGCCGACCACGCCCGGGCGCCGCAACGCGTCGGTGAACCTGCACGTCGAGGTCGACAAGAAGAAGCCCGAGAAGTCGCTGCTGGCCCCGCTGACCAAGACCGGCGGCCGCAACCACTCGGGCAAGATCACCGTCCGCGGCCGCGGTGGTGGCGCCAAGCGGATGTATCGCAAGATCGATTTCCGCCGCGGCGATCGCGACGGCATCGCGGGCACGGTCATCGGCATCGAGTACGACCCCAACCGCTCGAGCCACATCGCCCTGGTGGAGTACACCGACGGCGTGCGGCGCTACGTCATCGCACCCAAGGGGCTCAAGACGGGCATGCCGGTGCTCTCGTCGAGCGACGAGGCAATCGAGCCCAACGTCGGCAACTGCATGCCGCTGAAGTTCATCCCCACGGGCCTCGAGGTCCACTGCGTCGAGCTGCGGCCCGGCAAGGGCGGCCAGATGTGCCGCTCGGCGGGTTCGTCGGCGCGGCTGACCAACCGTGAGGGCCGCTACGCCACGCTGGTGCTGCCCTCGGGCGAGATCCGCCGCGTGCCCATCGAGTGCCGCGCCGTGATCGGCGTGGTGGGCAATTCGGACCACCAGCAGCGGCGGCTGGGCAAGGCCGGCCTGACGCGGCACCTGGGCCGCCGGCCCATCACCCGCGGCGTCGCCAAGAGCCACCACGCCCACCCGCTGGGCGGCGGCGAGGGCCGCAGCAAGGGCAACCGCACGCCGGTGAGCCCGACGGGCGTGGACGCCAAGGGCGGCGGCACCCGCAACAAGAAGCAGCACAGCACGCAGCTGATCATCCGCCGCCGCAAGAGCAAGCGGTACGGGCAGCTGTCGAAGTAG
- the rpsS gene encoding 30S ribosomal protein S19: MSRSSWKGPYVDEKLFKKIMKQEEAGEREPIKTWARRCTIVPEFVGHTFQVHNGRVFNEVFVTEDMVGHKLGEFSITRTFRGHTNKKEGIKSGKR, from the coding sequence ATGAGTCGCAGCAGCTGGAAGGGCCCGTACGTCGACGAGAAGCTCTTCAAGAAGATCATGAAGCAGGAAGAGGCGGGCGAGCGCGAGCCCATCAAGACCTGGGCCCGTCGCTGCACCATCGTTCCCGAGTTCGTGGGCCACACCTTCCAGGTGCACAACGGCCGCGTCTTCAACGAGGTGTTCGTCACCGAGGACATGGTGGGCCACAAGCTCGGCGAGTTCTCGATCACCCGCACCTTCCGCGGGCACACGAACAAGAAGGAAGGCATCAAGTCGGGCAAGAGGTAG